In Eubalaena glacialis isolate mEubGla1 chromosome 3, mEubGla1.1.hap2.+ XY, whole genome shotgun sequence, the following are encoded in one genomic region:
- the CITED4 gene encoding cbp/p300-interacting transactivator 4 — MADHLMLAEGYSRVPRPPPAAPAHGPHALRTLQPYSGPGLDSGLRPRGPPPPPPGALAYGAFGPPPAFQPFPAVPPPAAGSAHLQPVATLYPGRATAPPGAPGGPPGPQPVPGAPAPPLPPPAHALGGMDAELIDEEALTSLELELGLHRVRDLPELFLGQSEFDCFSDLGSAQPAGSVSC; from the coding sequence ATGGCCGACCACCTGATGCTCGCCGAGGGCTACAGCCGGGTGCCGAGGCCGCCACCTGCCGCGCCCGCCCATGGCCCTCACGCGCTTCGGACGCTGCAGCCCTACTCGGGCCCGGGCCTGGACAGCGGGTTGCGGCCGCGGGGCCCGCCGCCGCCTCCACCGGGGGCCCTGGCGTACGGGGCCTTCGGGCCGCCGCCTGCCTTCCAGCCCTTTCCGGCCGTGCCACCGCCGGCCGCTGGCAGCGCGCACCTGCAGCCCGTGGCGACGCTGTACCCGGGCCGCGCCACCGCGCCCCCCGGCGCCCCGGGAGGACCTCCGGGCCCGCAGCCGGTGCCCGGCGCCCCGGCCCCGCCACTGCCGCCGCCCGCGCACGCCCTGGGAGGCATGGACGCCGAACTCATCGACGAGGAGGCGCTGACGTCGCTGGAGCTCGAGCTCGGGCTGCACCGCGTGCGCGATCTGCCCGAGCTCTTCCTGGGCCAGAGCGAGTTTGACTGCTTCTCGGACTTGGGGTCGGCGCAGCCCGCCGGGTCGGTGAGCTGCTGA